The stretch of DNA GCTCTGCCCAATACTTCATGAGGGATGGTTGTTTCAACAATAGGAACTTTGAACATGTTTTTCTTGGCTTTTTCTGTTGCCTTCCGAATAGCATCAACAGTTTCGCCTGCTTTACCAATCGCAGCACCGATATTCCCTTTGCCATCACCTACAACAACAAGGGCAGAAAAACTAAAACGTTTACCACCTTTTACTACTTTGGCAACACGACTAACACGAATAACCTGTTCGATAAATTCTGTGGGTTGTTGTTCAACTATGACATCGTCTTCTTCGGTTCTTCTTCTTGATTTCTTTTCCATCATAATTTATATTCTCCTTAGAATTTTAATCCAGCTTCTCGTGCGGAGTCTGCCAGAGCTTTTATTCTACCATGATACAAATGCCCTCCACGGTCGAATGCAACTCGAGAGATAGATAGGTTAAGTGCTTTTTTCGCAAGTTCACTTCCTACCTGTTTAGCGGATTCGATATTTCCGCCTTTAATCTTCAGTTGCACAGAGGACGCAGAAACCAGAGTTTTTCCCTGTGTATCATCAATTATCTGGGCATAGATATGATTTAATGTTTTTGTAACACGCAGTCTCGGACAGGACGGCGTCCCAAAAATCTTTTTACGAACTCTTTGTTTTCTCCGTTCCAAACGAACTAATTTTTGATAAATTTTCTTCATAGTATCTCTATCCTATTTGTTATTTTCCACTTGCTTTGGATTCTTTTCTATGAATGCGTTCATAGTCGTAACGGATTCCCTTACCTTTATACGGTTCGGGTTTGCGTAACGCACGAATATTTGCAGAGACCTGTCCCACCAATTCTTTATCAATACCGATAACTTTTATCGTTTGTGGGTTTTCCACAGCGAAAGTAATCCCGGGGGGTGGTTCCATAGTAACGGGATGACTGAAACCTAATGTAAGGTTTAAATTCTTTCCCTGTAAGGAAGCACGATATCCGACACCTTCAATTAATAAGGTCTTCTGGTAGCCCTTTGTTACACCGATTATCATGTTATGGATTAAAACACGGGTTAACCCATGCAGGGCTTTGTGTTCTCTTTTATCACTGGGTCTTTGAACAACGATTTGCTTGCCTTCAATATTTATAATGACCTCTGGATGAAAGGTTCTCTGTAGTGTTCCTTTGGGTCCCGTAACGGTCAGGGTGTTCCCTTGTAATTCGCATTTCACACCATCGGGTACGGGCACCGGTAATTTACCTATCCGTGACACTGTCTATCCCTTTCTTTTATCTCATATTGTTTTGGGTTACCATACTTCACAAATAATCTCGCCACCGAGCTTTTGTTTCTTTGCTTCACGACCTGTCATAATCCCCTTCGGGGTTGACATAATTTGCATTCCAAAACCGCTCCGCACAGGTTTCAGGTCACGATAACCGGAATACCTGCGGATACTGGGTCTACTTACCCTTCGAATTCCTTGAATTACTGAACGACGGTCTTTGGTATAGTTTAATTGAATTTTTAATTGGGGTACTTTGCTATCCTTATCCAGCTGATAATCTGCAATAAATCCCTCTTTTTTAAGGACCTTGCAGATTTCTTCTTTTATTTTAGAAGCAGGAATTTCTACGGTTACATGTCCTGCTTGTGCTGCATTGCGTATCCGCGTTAGCATATCACTGATGGGGTCATTCATTGACATATTTCTTACCCTTTTCCTTATTTACCAACTCGATTTAGTTACACCGGGAATTTTACCTTCCAAAGCCAAAGTGCGAAAGCAAATTCTGCAAATCTGGAAATCACGCATAAAGGCTCGTGGCCTTCCACATCGCTTACAGCGATTGTATTTGCGAACCTTGAACTTGGGAGGTCTGTTTGCTTTTATCATTAAAGATTTCTTAGCCACAATAATTACTCCTATGTTGTAAATGGCATTCCAAACATTCTTAATATTTCACGATTAGCATCTGCAGATGTGGAATTTTTAAATACGAAAGTAATGTTCATTCCACGAACACGCTGGATACTATCAATGTTTATTTCCGGGAAAATCGTTTGTTCTTTTAACCCTAATGTATAGTTACCAAAGGGGTCAAATGATTTCGTAGGCACTCCACGGAAGTCGCGAATACGGGGAATAGCAATATTAAAAAGTCTATCCATAAATTCATACATACGGTCACCACGCAAAGTTACTCGACAACCAATACTGACACCTTTTCTTAACTTAAAGTTAGATACCGACTTTCTTGCTTTACGAATTTGGGGTTTTTGTCCTGTAATAATCCCCAATTCATTAGCGGCATTTTCTAAAAGTCGAGCATCCTGTGTGGCGTCTCCAACACCCATATTCACAACGATTTTTTCCAATCGTGGAACCTGCATAATATTTTTGTATTGGAACTTTTTCATCGCCTCAGGGACGATTTGTTGAAAATATTTCTCTTTTAACCTTGGAGCCACGGTTTCTTTCTCCTTCTTTAATCTAATGCTTCACCGGTTGCTTCCCAAACACGAACACGGCGTCCATCTTCTAATCGTTTCATTTTTATTTTTGACGGTGCGTTAATGGCTTCGCACCAGGGTGCTACATTGGAAATGTGGATAGGGGCTTCTTTCTGGACAATTCCACCTGCCTGATTTCGTGAAGAAGGTTTGGTATGTCTTTTTACAATATTGACCCCTTCCACTAATATTTTTTGTTTCTTAGGGTATACTTCTAAAACTCGGCCTTTTTTCCCTTTGTATTCTCCGCGAATAACTATTACGGTATCTTTCTTACGAATATGCATGAAACTAACCTCCATCCTATAACACTTCCGGGGCTAAGGAAACAATTCGCATGAACCCTTTTTCCCGCAATTCACGGGCAACGGGTCCGAAAATGCGTGTTCCCCGAGGTTCCATTTGATTGTTAAGTATCACTGCTGCATTGGAATCAAAACGGATGGTTGTTCCGTCCGGGCGTTGTGTATCACGACGCATACGAACAACAACCGCTTTCACAACATCCCCTTTCTTTACATTGGAGTTGGGGATGGCTTCTTTTACACTGGCAGTTATAATATCTCCTAAGCCCGCATAACGACGCTTGGAACTACCCATTACCTGGATAACCCGAATAACTCGGGCACCGGAGTTATCGGCCACTTTTAATCTTGAATATATCTGAATCATTGGAATTTTTACTCCTCTGCTGGTTGTTCTGAACTTACAAGTTCGTTAGTTTCATCTATCTGTAAATCTTCATCTATCGCTTTCTTCTTAAGAACATCCGCAGATTGGATTATTTCTATCAATCTCCAGCGTTTGGTTTTACTTAAAGGTCGGCATTCACGAATACGAACAAGGTCTCCTGTTTTGGCTTTGTTTTCTTCGTCATGTGCCTTATATTTCTTGGTTCGTTTGACGCCTTTTTTGTAAAGTGGATGATATTTTAATCTCTCTACACTCACTGTAATCGTCTTATTCATGGCATCACTCGTAACTATCCCAACGAGTTCTTTTTTCAATCCTTTTGTCTTTGTATTTTCTGAACTCATAGTTCGCAATTCCTGATTCTCCATTTAGATTGTTCTACTTTTTCTTTTTACTTTCTTTTCTACCTTGTTCCGATAATTCTCGTTCTCTCAGTATCGTCTTTATCCGTGCAATATCTTTACGGACAAGACGACCCGCCCGAACATTATCAACCACGCCTGTTACTAATTTCAGTCGAAAATTGATTAATTCTTTTTTTCGTTCTTCGAGGAGTGCTATCAATTCCTCGTTAGTTTTATCGCGTAAATCCTTCGCCTGCATTTTCATTCATCCTCTTAATAACGATTAACTTCGTTTTATCAATGTTGTTTTAATGGGCAATTTATGTCCCGCCAAACGAAACGCTTCTTCTGCTAAACTCTGTTCTACACCTTCTACTTCGAAAAGGATGCGGCCTCTTTTTACCACCGCGACCCATTCCTCTGGTGCACCTTTTCCTTTACCCATACGGGTTTCTGCCGGTTTTTTAGAAATGGGTTTATCCGGAAAAACGCGAACGAAGATTTTTCCTCCGCGTTTTAGATGTCGGGTAATCGCAATACGCGCCGCTTCTATTTGTCTCGCTGTAATCCATGCGGTTTCTAAGGCTTTAAGGCCATATTCACCAAAATTAACTTCTGTGGCACCTTTAGAAACACCGCGTCTTCTTCCGCGTTGCTGTTTTCTGTATTTCGTTCTGCGTGGAGATAACATGTTCTATACTCCTCAACCATTCGTTTGTTTATTTTGGGGTGCTTTTCGAGCAGGTCTTCCCGAACGCTCGCCACGGGAAGGGGTCATTCGGACTGTCTCAACACCTGCTACACCCGATACAAATTTTTTATGTTCAATATCCCCTAAATATATCCATACTTTGACGCCAATGGT from Candidatus Hydrogenedens sp. encodes:
- the rplP gene encoding 50S ribosomal protein L16; translated protein: MLSPRRTKYRKQQRGRRRGVSKGATEVNFGEYGLKALETAWITARQIEAARIAITRHLKRGGKIFVRVFPDKPISKKPAETRMGKGKGAPEEWVAVVKRGRILFEVEGVEQSLAEEAFRLAGHKLPIKTTLIKRS
- the rpmC gene encoding 50S ribosomal protein L29, whose amino-acid sequence is MQAKDLRDKTNEELIALLEERKKELINFRLKLVTGVVDNVRAGRLVRKDIARIKTILRERELSEQGRKESKKKK
- the rplF gene encoding 50S ribosomal protein L6; this translates as MSRIGKLPVPVPDGVKCELQGNTLTVTGPKGTLQRTFHPEVIINIEGKQIVVQRPSDKREHKALHGLTRVLIHNMIIGVTKGYQKTLLIEGVGYRASLQGKNLNLTLGFSHPVTMEPPPGITFAVENPQTIKVIGIDKELVGQVSANIRALRKPEPYKGKGIRYDYERIHRKESKASGK
- the rplE gene encoding 50S ribosomal protein L5; this encodes MAPRLKEKYFQQIVPEAMKKFQYKNIMQVPRLEKIVVNMGVGDATQDARLLENAANELGIITGQKPQIRKARKSVSNFKLRKGVSIGCRVTLRGDRMYEFMDRLFNIAIPRIRDFRGVPTKSFDPFGNYTLGLKEQTIFPEINIDSIQRVRGMNITFVFKNSTSADANREILRMFGMPFTT
- the rplR gene encoding 50S ribosomal protein L18 yields the protein MKKIYQKLVRLERRKQRVRKKIFGTPSCPRLRVTKTLNHIYAQIIDDTQGKTLVSASSVQLKIKGGNIESAKQVGSELAKKALNLSISRVAFDRGGHLYHGRIKALADSAREAGLKF
- the rpsE gene encoding 30S ribosomal protein S5 codes for the protein MMEKKSRRRTEEDDVIVEQQPTEFIEQVIRVSRVAKVVKGGKRFSFSALVVVGDGKGNIGAAIGKAGETVDAIRKATEKAKKNMFKVPIVETTIPHEVLGRADAARVLLKPASRGTGIVAGGPVRAVLEAAGYSNVLTKSLGSNTSVNVIWATLNGLRQLKTREEMLQIRGLNTLSKKTKPKED
- the rpsH gene encoding 30S ribosomal protein S8, with amino-acid sequence MSMNDPISDMLTRIRNAAQAGHVTVEIPASKIKEEICKVLKKEGFIADYQLDKDSKVPQLKIQLNYTKDRRSVIQGIRRVSRPSIRRYSGYRDLKPVRSGFGMQIMSTPKGIMTGREAKKQKLGGEIICEVW
- a CDS encoding type Z 30S ribosomal protein S14, with the protein product MAKKSLMIKANRPPKFKVRKYNRCKRCGRPRAFMRDFQICRICFRTLALEGKIPGVTKSSW
- the rplN gene encoding 50S ribosomal protein L14, whose amino-acid sequence is MIQIYSRLKVADNSGARVIRVIQVMGSSKRRYAGLGDIITASVKEAIPNSNVKKGDVVKAVVVRMRRDTQRPDGTTIRFDSNAAVILNNQMEPRGTRIFGPVARELREKGFMRIVSLAPEVL
- the rplX gene encoding 50S ribosomal protein L24; amino-acid sequence: MHIRKKDTVIVIRGEYKGKKGRVLEVYPKKQKILVEGVNIVKRHTKPSSRNQAGGIVQKEAPIHISNVAPWCEAINAPSKIKMKRLEDGRRVRVWEATGEALD
- the rpsQ gene encoding 30S ribosomal protein S17; translation: MSSENTKTKGLKKELVGIVTSDAMNKTITVSVERLKYHPLYKKGVKRTKKYKAHDEENKAKTGDLVRIRECRPLSKTKRWRLIEIIQSADVLKKKAIDEDLQIDETNELVSSEQPAEE